Part of the Rhinoderma darwinii isolate aRhiDar2 chromosome 2, aRhiDar2.hap1, whole genome shotgun sequence genome, aACAATCGATCGTTTCTATAATTCTTTGGCatacctaataggcatatagccattgCAGGCCCGGGGACCATTGTTAGAGCCCCGgctaccatggcaaccaatcTGCTCCCGCATGGAACCAagggagtgacagagggagctccagtCAATATTGAAAATGGCAGGAATCAAAACTCTCTCTATTTTACAGCCCACACACTGCAATATGTATTAATAATGGGTCCAATTGCAGGAAGGGGGTTAAATGGATTTATAAACTcttctgacacgtctgtttttGGGAATCAAAATACCcggttttcaatttattcatacatttccaggaagaatttaGGACGAACGGCACAGTACAGAATTCTaaggaaagatgctccagaattgttattttatgccagtatttactaaaacacatgtttaggtctaaaattctgtgcggatttatttttttactatatgtttatagcagtcagagctctgttttgATGGTACAGAGCTCTGTAGACATaataacacacataataacacacataacacacacacacacacacacacacacacacacacacacacacacacacacacacacacacacacacacacacacaataacacAGGTATCTGCTATTTGGTACATGTGGGTGGCCCTTAAAAGGGCCTTTGGGTCAATAAGAAAGGCTTTTAGAGGCCTGGAGCACGCTGTTGAATCTGGACGTACCAGCGGGGCTCGACCTGGATCTGAGGCACGATGCCCCCCTGCGCTACGATGACATTTTTAAGCAGCTGGTCCAGCTCCACATCTCTATGCATTGCCAGCTGTAGGTGACGAGGTATAATGCGGTGGCTGTTACGATGCCGTGCTGCAAACCCAGCGCCAAACAGGATCTCTGCGGTCATATACTCCATCAC contains:
- the LOC142741750 gene encoding histone H2A-like gives rise to the protein MSERESHRGKSRVTARSRTSRAGLKFPVGRIHRFLRKLRYGRRFSADAPVFLAAVMEYMTAEILFGAGFAARHRNSHRIIPRHLQLAMHRDVELDQLLKNVIVAQGGIVPQIQVEPRWYVQIQQRAPGL